TGTATTCACGTGGAACAACCCCACCAACGATTGCATTTTCAAATTCAAATCCTTTACCTTCTTCGTTTGGTCCGAATTCAATCCAAACGTGACCGTATTGTCCACGTCCACCAGATTGACGTACGAATTTACCTTCAACTTGAGCAGATTTACGGAATGTTTCACGATAAGAAACTTGTGGATCACCAACGTTAGCTTCAACGCGGAATTCACGTCTCATACGGTCAACAAGGATGTCAAGGTGAAGTTCACCCATACCGGAGATAAGTGTTTGGCCAGTTTCTTGGTCCGTTTCAGCACGGAAAGTTGGATCTTCTTCCGCTAGTTTCGCAAGAGCTTGCCCCATTTTATCTTGGTCAGCTTTCGATTTAGGTTCGATAGCTACTTGGATAACTGGTTCTGGGAATTCCATGGATTCTAAGATAATTTGATCTTTTTCATCACATAAAGTGTCCCCAGTAGTTGTATCTTTAAGGCCAACAGCAGCAGCGATATCACCAGCGTATACGATTGAAATCTCTTCACGGTGATTAGCATGCATTTGAAGGATACGTCCAACACGTTCACGTTTACCTTTAGTCGAGTTTTGTACATAAGAACCTGAGTTCAAAGTACCTGAATAAACACGGAAGAAAGTTAAGCGTCCAACATAAGGGTCAGTCATAACTTTGAATGCTAGGGAAGAGAATGGTTCTGAATCATCAGCATGACGAGCAGCTTCTTCTCCATCAGGCAATACGCCGTTAATAGCTGGAACATCTGTTGGTGCTGGAAGGTAATCAAGTACTGCATCTAACATTGGTTGAACACCTTTGTTTTTGAATGCTGTACCACAAACTACAGGATAAAACTCAACGTCAAGTGTTCCTTTACGAATACCTGCTTTAAGTTCTTCTTTTGTAATTTCTTCGCCTTCTAGATATTTCATCATTAGCTCTTCGTCAAGCTCAGCAACGGCTTCCACTAACTTACCGCGGTATTCGTCTGCTAATTCTTTCAGATCAGCTGGAATTTCTTTAATATGAGGATCATTACCTAAATCATCTTCGTAATATAATGCGTTCATTTCGATTAAGTCAATGATACCTTCAAATGTATCTTCGGCCCCGATTGGGAGTTGGATTGGATGCGCATTAGCAGCCAAACGTTCATGCAAAGTTCCTACAGAATATAGGAAGTCTGCGCCGATTTTGTCCATTTTGTTGACGAATACTACACGAGGAACCCCGTAAGTAGTAGCTTGACGCCAAACTGTTTCTGTTTGTGGTTCTACACCAGATTGTGCATCTAGAACCGCTACAGCACCATCAAGTACACGAAGCGAACGTTCAACTTCAACTGTGAAGTCTACGTGTCCGGGTGTATCGATAATGTTTACTCGGTAGCCTTTCCACTGAGCTGTTGTCGCAGCAGAAGTGATAGTAATACCACGCTCTTGCTCTTGCTCCATCCAGTCCATTTGAGAAGCACCTTCATGGGTTTCACCAATTTTGTGAATACGCCCTGTATAGAAAAGGATACGTTCAGTAGTGGTAGTTTTACCCGCATCAATGTGGGCCATGATACCAATATTACGAGTCTTTTCTAAGGAGAACTCTCTAGCCATGTTGTATTTCTCCTTCCATTAAAACAATTTTTCAGGCAATAAGCCCGGAATTTGTCAGTGATTTTTTTACCAACGATAGTGCGCGAATGCTCTGTTAGCATCAGCCATTTTGTGTGTATCTTCGCGTTTCTTAACAGAAGCACCAGTATTGTTGGCAGCATCCATGATTTCGCGAGCAACACGTACTTCCATTGTTTTCTCTCCACGAAGGCGAGCATAATTTACTAACCAACGAAGACCAAGAGTAGAACGACGGTCAGCACGTACTTCGATAGGTACTTGATAGTTAGCACCACCTACACGGCGAGCTTT
The nucleotide sequence above comes from Listeria ivanovii subsp. londoniensis. Encoded proteins:
- the rpsG gene encoding 30S ribosomal protein S7, translating into MPRKGPVTKRDVLPDPIYNSKLVTRLINKMMVDGKRGKSQAILYSAFDIIAQETGKDPMEVFEQAMKNIMPLLEVKARRVGGANYQVPIEVRADRRSTLGLRWLVNYARLRGEKTMEVRVAREIMDAANNTGASVKKREDTHKMADANRAFAHYRW
- the fusA gene encoding elongation factor G; the encoded protein is MAREFSLEKTRNIGIMAHIDAGKTTTTERILFYTGRIHKIGETHEGASQMDWMEQEQERGITITSAATTAQWKGYRVNIIDTPGHVDFTVEVERSLRVLDGAVAVLDAQSGVEPQTETVWRQATTYGVPRVVFVNKMDKIGADFLYSVGTLHERLAANAHPIQLPIGAEDTFEGIIDLIEMNALYYEDDLGNDPHIKEIPADLKELADEYRGKLVEAVAELDEELMMKYLEGEEITKEELKAGIRKGTLDVEFYPVVCGTAFKNKGVQPMLDAVLDYLPAPTDVPAINGVLPDGEEAARHADDSEPFSSLAFKVMTDPYVGRLTFFRVYSGTLNSGSYVQNSTKGKRERVGRILQMHANHREEISIVYAGDIAAAVGLKDTTTGDTLCDEKDQIILESMEFPEPVIQVAIEPKSKADQDKMGQALAKLAEEDPTFRAETDQETGQTLISGMGELHLDILVDRMRREFRVEANVGDPQVSYRETFRKSAQVEGKFVRQSGGRGQYGHVWIEFGPNEEGKGFEFENAIVGGVVPREYIPAVQAGLEGALDNGVLAGYPLIDIKAKLYDGSYHDVDSNEMAFKVAASMALRNAAKKCDPVILEPMMAVEVVIPEEYLGDIMGNITSRRGRVDGMEARGNAQVVRAFVPLANMFGYATHLRSGTQGRGVYTMQFDHYEEVPKSIAEEIIKANGGNNKED